A part of Candidatus Abyssobacteria bacterium SURF_5 genomic DNA contains:
- a CDS encoding DUF3696 domain-containing protein produces MLTQITIGNFKAFAESQNIPLCPLTLIYGANSSGKSSILHSLLLARHAIETGELDVHRTTLGGESVDLGGFRQYINQRNVSNRMEWSLDLDVASLTGRMAELFAPVQLLTISVTIGIALDDEGRILSGALPKMHSYEVLGDSKSVLRMSRRPSGTFRLDRLDHKHPLFREIISAIVATSTTTDSLAPSDYEGMDNAVAEIVPAIAISMGRFLPEGIVKEEVQNSQSQLSFFPISKGSRKEDLAAALYFFIPRVVDELLKGLSQTITERLSRFQYLGPLRSYPPRHLAFLQDHNSNWLAGGGYAWEVLKRDQKVREEVNTWLGSSDRLQTPYTLRVIKYAHLKEALALIFLSFEEYYSEIYDNSFIARVYKDGKSTDEEDEVTLLKLVSPEKLYEIATRGISEEGLFEKLEELVMVDKKTNTMVSHRDVGIGISQVIPVLVSAYASKNKFIAIEQPEIHLHPALQADLGDVFIQSALGENQNHFLIETHSEHLLLRILRRIRETAEGTLPKDVVPIKPEHVSVLYVDSGKKGAEVIHIPVNEEGEFDRPWPKGFFAERAKELF; encoded by the coding sequence ATGCTGACGCAGATTACAATCGGGAACTTTAAAGCTTTCGCTGAATCGCAGAATATTCCCCTTTGCCCCTTGACTCTAATTTACGGAGCGAACAGTTCCGGAAAGTCAAGTATTCTCCATAGCTTACTTCTCGCCCGACATGCAATCGAGACAGGCGAGCTTGATGTTCATCGAACGACTCTTGGAGGCGAGTCTGTCGACCTTGGAGGCTTCCGACAGTACATAAACCAAAGAAATGTCTCAAATAGAATGGAGTGGTCTCTTGATCTTGATGTTGCTTCTTTAACAGGCAGGATGGCCGAGCTTTTTGCTCCCGTTCAACTTTTGACAATTTCAGTCACTATAGGTATTGCTCTTGATGATGAAGGCAGAATACTTTCCGGTGCGCTGCCGAAAATGCATTCGTACGAGGTCTTGGGCGATAGCAAGAGCGTTTTGAGAATGAGCAGACGCCCAAGTGGAACATTTCGGCTTGACAGACTGGACCATAAACATCCTCTGTTCCGAGAAATAATAAGTGCTATTGTTGCGACCTCGACGACTACGGATTCACTTGCACCTTCCGATTATGAGGGAATGGATAACGCCGTTGCCGAAATAGTTCCCGCTATAGCCATTTCGATGGGCAGATTTCTTCCCGAAGGGATTGTGAAGGAGGAGGTCCAGAATTCCCAATCTCAGTTATCTTTCTTCCCTATAAGCAAAGGTTCCCGTAAGGAAGATTTAGCGGCGGCACTTTATTTTTTCATTCCTCGTGTAGTGGATGAGTTGTTAAAGGGATTGAGTCAAACAATCACAGAACGACTATCGCGATTTCAATATCTGGGGCCATTACGGTCATATCCGCCAAGGCATTTGGCATTTCTGCAAGATCATAATTCCAACTGGTTAGCTGGCGGTGGATATGCCTGGGAAGTTTTGAAAAGGGACCAGAAAGTTCGCGAAGAAGTGAATACCTGGCTCGGCTCAAGCGACCGGCTGCAAACCCCTTACACACTTCGAGTCATAAAATACGCTCATTTGAAAGAAGCTCTTGCGTTAATATTCCTTTCATTTGAAGAATATTATTCCGAGATATATGACAATTCGTTTATTGCTCGGGTATATAAGGACGGAAAATCGACTGACGAAGAAGACGAAGTAACCCTCCTGAAGCTCGTTTCCCCCGAGAAACTTTACGAAATTGCAACTAGGGGAATTAGTGAAGAAGGCCTATTTGAGAAGCTTGAAGAGTTGGTCATGGTAGATAAGAAAACGAATACTATGGTATCTCACCGGGACGTCGGAATCGGCATCAGTCAGGTTATTCCCGTTCTAGTCAGCGCGTATGCGTCAAAAAATAAATTCATTGCCATAGAACAACCGGAAATCCACCTTCACCCTGCTCTTCAAGCTGATCTTGGTGATGTCTTTATTCAATCTGCTCTTGGCGAAAATCAAAATCATTTTCTTATTGAAACTCACAGCGAACACCTTCTCTTGCGGATATTGAGGCGAATCAGGGAGACTGCGGAGGGCACTTTACCAAAAGATGTGGTTCCCATTAAGCCGGAGCATGTCTCTGTCCTGTACGTCGATTCCGGAAAGAAAGGAGCCGAGGTCATTCATATTCCCGTAAATGAAGAAGGCGAATTTGACAGACCTTGGCCTAAAGGATTTTTCGCAGAACGGGCTAAGGAGCTTTTCTAG
- a CDS encoding DUF3800 domain-containing protein, with protein MKFCYFDESGMGEEPYLVMAGIIVDAHRMHVTKAEWADFLAYLSGAIGRRVEEFHSRDFYRGNGIWHGTNGAQRAKVIETILKWVQGRKHKCLFSGLDKKKFDKILPKDNRLKQCKSFWCATAMHCILQLQKQHQKESKNKGHSILIFDREVKEEKDLGLLINNPPSWTETYYSRDKNQEPLDQIVDVPYFADSKHILLAQVADLFAYILRTSAEIEDGLSEERYKGEGNRMKIWSKTISKLALPRSGRYPGKGRTRTEACQLFWDLAPRFIRELR; from the coding sequence ATGAAGTTCTGTTACTTCGATGAAAGTGGCATGGGAGAAGAACCATACCTTGTTATGGCAGGGATCATTGTTGATGCGCATAGGATGCACGTAACGAAGGCAGAATGGGCCGACTTTTTGGCATATCTTTCTGGAGCAATCGGCAGGCGTGTGGAAGAATTTCATTCTCGTGACTTCTATCGTGGTAACGGGATCTGGCATGGAACAAACGGGGCACAGCGCGCAAAGGTAATCGAAACCATCCTTAAGTGGGTACAAGGACGCAAACATAAATGTCTGTTCAGCGGATTAGATAAAAAGAAATTCGATAAGATTCTCCCTAAAGACAATCGCCTCAAGCAGTGCAAATCGTTTTGGTGCGCTACTGCAATGCACTGTATACTTCAGCTTCAAAAACAACATCAGAAAGAATCTAAAAACAAAGGGCACAGCATCCTGATATTTGATCGGGAAGTAAAGGAAGAGAAAGATCTTGGTTTGCTTATTAACAATCCTCCGAGCTGGACAGAGACATACTATTCTCGCGACAAGAATCAAGAACCCTTGGATCAAATCGTTGATGTGCCATATTTCGCTGACTCAAAGCATATTCTTTTAGCTCAGGTCGCGGATTTGTTCGCCTACATACTGAGGACATCTGCCGAAATTGAGGACGGTCTTTCCGAAGAAAGATATAAAGGTGAGGGGAATAGGATGAAAATCTGGTCCAAAACTATATCAAAATTAGCATTACCTCGGTCCGGCCGCTATCCGGGAAAGGGAAGAACAAGAACTGAAGCTTGCCAACTATTTTGGGATTTAGCGCCACGATTCATAAGGGAGCTAAGATAG
- a CDS encoding SAM-dependent DNA methyltransferase: MNQDLRRKLDRITDILWAGGVTNPVTYIEQISYLIYLKLLDEEESSRELKIRLTGNEKNGNNTLLFPKQAERYRWIKWRFKSGPDLRDFVRDEVFPYMASLVKEEPQIAEYFRDAVLEITDPNVLKQVVDEIDSIQFAKLGADIKGDIFEYLLTHLGQSALNGQFRTPRQIRAMMVELLDPDLGDTIYDPACGTGGFLIDSVEYILAKYSAEPQEVPIYGEEWLEKREQELDEAKKEIPALQTYRKGRGEKILDWGLLEQSIYGMDVSRQMMRIAVMNLVLHGIRKANVKRANSLSDMGGLSEDDLNRRYKIILSNPPFAGTLPKESIRKDLPTNSKKSELLFLGIMMEALAPGGQCAVVVPEGLLFGSTSAHVELRRKLVEDYDLLAVISLPAGVFKPYAGVKTGVLVFRRPSMNTKKNKKTKEKEKVWFYEVHADGYDPDKIQGGGRPETPERNDIPDLLTQWRNYKKSGFKEPPGVEAGTMLPSESVEPSCWWTTIRTVVANDYNLAAGRYKPQIAEKAPDEDPKELIKDTLALEREIAHGLEKLLRELDKVE; encoded by the coding sequence ATGAATCAGGATTTGCGCAGGAAGCTTGATCGCATCACGGACATTCTCTGGGCCGGTGGCGTGACAAACCCTGTAACCTACATAGAACAGATCTCATATCTCATCTACCTGAAACTGCTCGATGAAGAAGAATCGAGCAGGGAGCTCAAGATTCGGCTTACGGGAAATGAGAAGAACGGCAACAACACCCTGCTTTTCCCGAAACAGGCTGAGCGATATCGATGGATAAAATGGCGCTTCAAGAGCGGGCCTGACCTGCGAGATTTTGTTCGAGATGAGGTTTTTCCGTATATGGCCTCTTTGGTAAAAGAGGAACCACAAATCGCCGAATATTTTCGAGACGCGGTTCTTGAAATAACTGATCCAAACGTGCTGAAGCAGGTTGTAGATGAAATCGATTCGATCCAGTTCGCCAAATTAGGCGCCGACATCAAAGGCGACATCTTTGAATATCTCCTAACGCATCTTGGCCAGTCCGCGCTCAATGGCCAATTCCGCACTCCACGGCAGATACGCGCAATGATGGTTGAACTCCTGGACCCCGATCTTGGAGATACCATTTATGACCCTGCTTGTGGAACTGGCGGTTTCTTGATCGATTCGGTGGAATATATTTTGGCTAAATATTCAGCCGAGCCACAGGAAGTTCCTATATACGGTGAGGAGTGGCTAGAAAAGCGCGAGCAGGAGCTTGATGAAGCGAAGAAAGAAATACCTGCTTTGCAGACCTATCGCAAAGGGCGCGGTGAAAAGATTCTGGATTGGGGGCTCCTGGAACAGTCGATCTATGGCATGGATGTCTCCCGACAAATGATGCGAATCGCAGTGATGAATCTGGTACTGCACGGAATCCGCAAGGCAAATGTCAAACGCGCTAATAGCCTCTCTGATATGGGTGGGCTGAGCGAAGATGATCTCAATCGCCGTTACAAAATCATTCTCTCAAATCCTCCATTTGCCGGGACACTTCCCAAGGAATCCATACGAAAAGACCTTCCGACCAATTCAAAAAAGAGCGAGCTCCTCTTTCTGGGGATAATGATGGAAGCTCTTGCTCCCGGCGGGCAATGCGCAGTTGTGGTGCCCGAAGGACTGCTATTCGGTTCCACATCTGCTCACGTGGAACTGCGGCGAAAGCTGGTCGAAGATTATGATCTGCTTGCCGTGATATCACTGCCCGCGGGTGTATTCAAACCCTATGCCGGCGTGAAAACCGGAGTTCTTGTCTTCAGAAGACCTTCGATGAATACAAAGAAGAATAAGAAGACAAAAGAAAAAGAGAAAGTCTGGTTTTATGAAGTTCACGCGGATGGGTACGATCCGGACAAGATTCAAGGTGGCGGTCGTCCAGAGACTCCGGAAAGAAACGATATCCCCGATCTGCTTACTCAATGGAGAAACTACAAGAAGTCAGGTTTTAAAGAACCGCCAGGCGTTGAAGCGGGAACGATGTTGCCGTCTGAAAGCGTCGAACCCTCGTGTTGGTGGACAACTATCAGAACCGTCGTTGCCAACGATTATAATCTCGCCGCGGGACGTTACAAACCGCAGATTGCGGAGAAGGCTCCGGACGAGGACCCAAAGGAATTGATTAAAGATACTTTAGCTCTTGAGCGTGAGATTGCCCATGGCCTAGAGAAGCTCCTTCGTGAACTGGATAAAGTCGAATGA
- a CDS encoding DEAD/DEAH box helicase, with product MKDFSTEADARIVIDGLLRQAGWDPADKSQVRAEVPIRNLPETVAETPGNFARNQPQIMPDNDGPGRADYVLMDQRGRPLAVVEAKRSAVEPYTAKKKTLPYAKSINAPFIFLTNGDLIYFWDYTNDDARIVNSFFSRRDLERLVEMRETQKPLATVEIPEYYLRQGEQRKVRPYQQEAMKALDHAVELGKHRFLIELPTGTGKTDLICLYLKRLIEAGRAERVLFLVDREQLAKQALEAIQDILNQYGSYWLRPGVIREEKQITVCLLQTMISRYTEFTSGYFDVVIADECHRSIYGSWQTALTHFDALHIGLTATPSAYIERNTFQFYQCKDNQPDFSFPIQEALEKEYLVPYKFATGITLILAEGAEVDDEYYDPAEFERKWTNEDSNRKMMQEFDRLAWENYKDLAPGQETGPGKAIVFALTKHHAARLAYYLNELHPEHKGQYAEVITSDVPNADDLIRKFKREPYPQIAVSVGMLDTGFDCREVLHLVLCRRVRSPILYQQMRGRGTRTAPHIGKQKFVIYDFFRNHEYFNDSDADIFSGAGGGYRTSGERKPPRPFNNLVELGLMDEWLHAVKYVEVGPNGERIDKNDYITNWEKTVRSAAKDDPILKKVRSGKQLSENEEQTLAENLNKPDMYFNEDNLRRAYRKPGGNLLDFIRAALGKAKIKSREQELTEDFQAWLVSKSLSPQQAQYLSLLKNRGIARGTIQVDDLFQPPLSILNAAQLGVELFGERGLKEIINEMNEAVFPKRIA from the coding sequence GTGAAGGATTTTTCGACTGAGGCGGACGCCAGAATTGTTATCGATGGCCTGCTGCGTCAGGCAGGATGGGACCCTGCTGACAAATCACAGGTACGAGCAGAAGTCCCAATCCGTAATCTACCTGAAACGGTGGCGGAAACTCCGGGAAATTTCGCACGAAACCAACCTCAAATAATGCCTGATAATGATGGTCCCGGTCGAGCGGACTATGTCCTGATGGACCAGCGCGGGCGTCCTCTCGCTGTTGTCGAGGCCAAGCGGTCGGCGGTAGAACCGTACACAGCCAAGAAAAAAACTCTGCCATACGCCAAGAGCATCAACGCACCTTTCATATTTCTCACCAATGGCGACTTGATCTATTTCTGGGATTACACAAATGATGACGCCCGGATCGTGAACTCCTTTTTTTCACGACGCGATCTCGAGCGGCTGGTTGAGATGCGCGAAACGCAAAAACCGCTGGCCACGGTCGAAATACCCGAATACTACCTTCGGCAGGGTGAACAGCGCAAGGTGCGGCCATATCAGCAAGAAGCGATGAAAGCGCTCGATCACGCTGTAGAACTGGGAAAGCACCGCTTTCTGATAGAGCTCCCCACCGGCACCGGCAAAACCGACCTTATTTGCCTCTACCTGAAGAGGCTTATTGAAGCTGGTCGCGCGGAAAGGGTTCTCTTTCTGGTGGATCGCGAGCAATTGGCCAAACAGGCTCTGGAGGCCATTCAGGATATATTGAACCAGTACGGCAGTTATTGGCTGCGCCCGGGTGTGATTCGGGAAGAAAAACAGATAACTGTATGTCTCCTGCAAACCATGATCAGCCGGTACACCGAATTCACAAGCGGTTACTTTGACGTTGTTATCGCCGACGAATGTCATCGGTCGATTTATGGTTCCTGGCAGACGGCCCTGACTCATTTTGATGCCCTGCATATCGGTTTAACTGCCACTCCTTCTGCATACATCGAACGGAATACGTTTCAGTTCTATCAATGTAAGGACAATCAGCCAGATTTTTCATTTCCCATTCAGGAAGCGCTTGAGAAGGAATATCTCGTTCCTTATAAATTTGCCACCGGCATAACGCTCATTCTTGCCGAAGGTGCTGAAGTGGATGACGAGTACTACGACCCTGCCGAATTCGAGCGGAAATGGACGAATGAAGATAGCAACCGGAAGATGATGCAGGAGTTCGACCGTCTCGCGTGGGAAAACTATAAGGACCTGGCGCCGGGTCAGGAGACTGGTCCCGGTAAAGCCATTGTCTTCGCGTTGACGAAACATCACGCGGCGCGCCTCGCCTATTACCTGAATGAACTCCATCCGGAGCATAAGGGACAATATGCTGAAGTCATAACAAGTGACGTCCCCAATGCCGACGACCTGATCCGTAAATTCAAAAGAGAGCCTTATCCACAAATAGCGGTCAGCGTAGGCATGCTGGATACCGGCTTCGATTGCCGGGAGGTCCTGCATCTTGTCCTCTGCCGGCGTGTCCGCAGCCCGATCCTCTATCAACAGATGCGCGGACGCGGAACACGAACTGCGCCTCATATCGGAAAACAGAAATTCGTCATTTACGATTTCTTCCGTAATCATGAATATTTCAATGACAGCGATGCCGACATATTCAGTGGAGCGGGCGGAGGTTATCGAACGAGTGGAGAACGGAAACCGCCTAGACCATTCAATAACCTTGTCGAATTGGGTCTGATGGACGAATGGCTGCACGCTGTCAAATATGTCGAGGTTGGCCCAAATGGCGAACGAATTGACAAAAATGATTACATTACCAATTGGGAGAAGACTGTCCGTTCCGCCGCCAAAGACGATCCAATCCTCAAGAAGGTGCGCTCCGGCAAGCAGCTTTCCGAAAATGAAGAGCAGACGCTGGCTGAAAACCTGAATAAGCCTGACATGTATTTCAATGAAGATAATCTGCGACGCGCGTATCGCAAACCGGGCGGTAATCTCCTCGACTTCATCCGAGCCGCATTGGGAAAAGCAAAAATCAAAAGCAGAGAACAGGAACTCACTGAAGATTTTCAGGCCTGGCTTGTGTCGAAGTCCTTGAGCCCACAGCAGGCGCAATATCTGTCGCTTCTGAAGAATCGCGGGATTGCGAGAGGGACTATTCAGGTGGATGACCTGTTTCAGCCGCCGCTATCTATTCTGAATGCGGCCCAACTCGGTGTCGAGCTGTTCGGCGAGCGCGGCCTGAAAGAAATTATAAATGAAATGAATGAAGCCGTCTTTCCGAAAAGAATCGCATAA
- a CDS encoding AAA family ATPase — MPKPKPRFSRLRSQRITKPFILSFPVDLHSPFWFNSKPSGKRQPLSSITMANSSTNVLLTFTGFHDPYFEGLVQKEEQAGPILALLSVRSFDEIYLFETPNTQKVTQVTKEAILGLYPKSQVEILAVALDDPTDYKTILKGLRNHIQPLLERHEGAKFHIAVTSGTPQMHASWLLLAAAGEIPAHILYTRPPHFVTKDKPLVSEIDLAAREFPTVKFLPQQNATSGSELDVEAVIAQLNIVGDHPSIRRALEIAATSAPSQAPFLILGETGTGKELIARLIHRLSGRSNQEFVAVNCAAIPENLVESILFGHKKGAFTGAISNQIGKFDSADDGTLFLDEIGDLPLSVQAKLLRVLQDGMVEPLGRTTAHKVDVRIIAATNCNLRKLIKDSKFREDLFYRLCVVEIKLPPLRERRSDIPKLALNMLDKLNRSIRRNKRFSPDALVRLQSHNWPGNVRDLENVIERSMLLCPRDVLRADDLIITDPITSTDPLTALPEPHEGFSLDGFLTSARRQLILKALETTNGNQSKASRLLGITPQAVHKFLQQEKL, encoded by the coding sequence ATGCCGAAGCCTAAACCCCGCTTCTCGCGTCTGCGCAGTCAGCGGATAACCAAACCTTTTATCCTCTCTTTCCCCGTTGACTTACACTCCCCTTTTTGGTTTAATAGTAAGCCATCGGGGAAAAGGCAACCACTTTCATCAATAACCATGGCAAACTCATCGACTAATGTACTTCTCACTTTTACGGGATTTCATGACCCTTATTTTGAGGGGCTTGTACAGAAGGAAGAGCAGGCGGGGCCCATCCTTGCGCTTCTTTCAGTACGCTCTTTTGATGAAATTTATCTCTTTGAAACGCCGAATACACAAAAAGTTACACAAGTTACCAAAGAAGCTATTTTGGGTCTTTACCCGAAATCTCAAGTCGAGATTCTTGCTGTTGCTTTAGATGACCCGACTGATTATAAAACAATTCTAAAGGGATTAAGAAATCACATCCAACCGCTCTTGGAAAGGCATGAAGGGGCCAAGTTTCACATCGCAGTGACATCGGGAACTCCTCAGATGCACGCCAGTTGGCTATTGTTGGCCGCTGCCGGGGAAATCCCTGCGCATATTCTATATACTCGACCACCGCATTTTGTCACTAAAGACAAGCCTTTGGTTAGCGAAATCGATTTGGCGGCTCGGGAATTTCCAACAGTAAAATTTCTGCCTCAGCAAAACGCAACTTCAGGAAGTGAACTGGATGTTGAAGCCGTCATCGCTCAGTTAAATATAGTGGGAGATCATCCCTCAATACGTCGCGCGCTTGAAATTGCGGCCACTTCGGCCCCGTCTCAGGCGCCTTTTTTGATTTTGGGCGAAACCGGAACCGGGAAAGAATTGATAGCTCGTTTAATTCATCGCTTAAGCGGCCGGTCGAATCAAGAATTTGTAGCCGTCAATTGTGCTGCCATCCCGGAAAATCTAGTCGAAAGTATTCTCTTTGGCCATAAGAAGGGAGCATTCACAGGGGCGATATCCAATCAAATCGGAAAATTCGATAGTGCAGATGACGGAACTCTCTTCCTAGACGAAATCGGTGATCTGCCTCTTTCTGTCCAGGCCAAGCTTCTTCGTGTCCTGCAGGATGGAATGGTGGAACCATTAGGAAGAACAACGGCGCATAAAGTTGATGTTCGAATAATCGCAGCGACGAATTGCAATCTTCGAAAGCTCATAAAAGACAGCAAATTTCGTGAAGATCTCTTTTATCGTCTCTGTGTCGTTGAAATCAAGTTGCCACCCTTGCGGGAGCGGCGCAGCGACATACCTAAGCTTGCTCTAAACATGCTCGACAAATTAAATCGCTCAATCCGAAGAAATAAGAGATTCTCACCCGATGCGCTCGTTCGATTACAATCTCACAATTGGCCAGGTAACGTTCGTGATCTGGAAAACGTAATTGAGCGATCGATGCTTTTGTGCCCACGGGATGTGCTGAGGGCTGATGATCTGATAATCACCGACCCTATAACCTCAACTGATCCGTTAACTGCTCTTCCGGAACCGCATGAAGGGTTTTCGCTGGATGGTTTTTTGACAAGCGCCCGAAGGCAGCTTATACTGAAAGCTCTCGAAACGACCAACGGAAATCAGAGTAAAGCTTCCCGATTATTGGGAATAACCCCCCAGGCTGTGCACAAGTTTTTGCAGCAAGAGAAGCTTTGA
- a CDS encoding XRE family transcriptional regulator, with protein MSDLNKYVKKRKKKEKEFAQGYEEGYEQFKIGVILREARLSAGLTQEELARRIGTKKTAISRIENHAEDVKLSTLKKTASALGKKLEVKIA; from the coding sequence ATGAGCGATCTCAATAAATACGTCAAGAAAAGAAAAAAGAAAGAGAAAGAATTTGCCCAAGGCTATGAAGAGGGATACGAACAATTCAAAATAGGCGTGATCCTTCGCGAAGCTCGCCTCTCGGCGGGCTTGACCCAGGAGGAACTGGCTCGCAGGATTGGGACCAAGAAAACCGCAATTTCCCGGATTGAAAACCATGCGGAAGATGTGAAGCTGTCCACGCTGAAAAAGACAGCCTCGGCATTAGGAAAGAAGCTCGAAGTGAAAATTGCATAG
- a CDS encoding type II toxin-antitoxin system RelE/ParE family toxin has protein sequence MRTVMFYKTREGKCPIEKFLDSLPAKAARKVTWVLKLLEDMERVPSIYFKKLLTTEEIWECRITFGSNTYRILCFFADDATVVLTHGFMKKSRATPMSEIRKAEIMRRDFLERRKK, from the coding sequence ATGAGAACAGTAATGTTCTACAAAACTCGCGAAGGAAAATGTCCCATCGAGAAGTTTTTGGATTCCTTGCCAGCCAAGGCTGCCAGAAAGGTGACGTGGGTTCTTAAGCTTCTGGAGGATATGGAAAGGGTTCCATCGATATATTTCAAGAAGTTGCTCACAACTGAAGAAATATGGGAGTGCCGAATAACATTTGGCTCGAACACATATAGAATTCTCTGCTTTTTTGCTGACGATGCCACTGTTGTTTTGACTCATGGATTCATGAAGAAGAGTCGGGCGACCCCGATGTCTGAAATAAGGAAGGCCGAAATCATGAGGCGGGACTTCCTCGAAAGGAGAAAGAAATGA
- a CDS encoding sulfite exporter TauE/SafE family protein, with amino-acid sequence MVKGTNSGMPADLSWPVMAVCGLIFFIAAIVTGFSGFGFALISVPLLLLVLDLKFAVPSVLLAGFFSVVVLSANKLRFFREKTILVVAVAMAVGTVFGTYILKYSGTGALSFLDTSLLRKILGVIIILFALHILLRVRQHEAPRFRGPIGFVAGILSGILGGLFGTSGPPLVVYVHHFAENKSAFRSQLLILFLLHDIFRIYLYVKNSLIDLDIIRFDLMLLPPLIVGLIIGSRMHFQVNETTFNRAIGLMLCVSGLLLLVR; translated from the coding sequence ATGGTGAAAGGAACCAATTCAGGAATGCCGGCTGACCTCTCATGGCCCGTTATGGCTGTTTGCGGGCTTATCTTCTTTATCGCCGCAATCGTTACCGGATTCTCCGGCTTCGGATTCGCCCTGATCTCCGTGCCGCTGCTGTTGCTGGTGCTCGACCTGAAATTCGCCGTTCCGTCCGTCCTGCTGGCCGGCTTCTTTTCAGTCGTCGTGCTCAGCGCGAACAAATTGAGGTTCTTCAGGGAGAAAACCATTCTCGTCGTGGCCGTAGCGATGGCGGTGGGAACGGTCTTCGGAACCTATATTCTCAAGTATTCCGGAACAGGCGCGCTCAGCTTTCTCGATACCTCATTATTGCGCAAAATATTGGGAGTCATCATAATCCTTTTCGCCCTGCACATCCTTCTTCGAGTTCGGCAGCACGAGGCGCCGCGCTTTCGCGGACCCATCGGCTTTGTGGCCGGCATCCTCTCCGGCATCCTCGGCGGCCTCTTCGGAACAAGCGGGCCGCCGCTGGTCGTCTACGTCCATCACTTCGCCGAAAACAAGAGCGCCTTCCGGTCGCAGCTACTCATCCTCTTTCTCCTCCACGATATCTTCCGCATCTACCTGTACGTCAAGAACTCGCTGATCGACCTGGACATCATCCGGTTCGATCTGATGTTGCTGCCGCCTCTGATCGTCGGCCTGATCATCGGTTCCCGAATGCATTTCCAGGTGAACGAGACCACCTTCAACCGCGCAATCGGACTGATGCTGTGCGTGTCGGGCTTGCTGCTCCTCGTCAGATGA
- a CDS encoding flavodoxin family protein, which yields MKVIGFNGSPRRKANTATLVAAVLKGAAARGVETRMVNLNELNMKGCQGCGACKKHPGKCFQKDDLSPLLEELKEVDAIVLGSPIYWFRVSAQLKMLIDRFYCYMGEEVDEKTGEMSSFFTFPGGKKFAIITSQGDENPELYQQTLDWLNIVVTIMGSASTEFITHVGSENAVDSALKNAELIARAEAAGAALVST from the coding sequence GTGAAAGTAATAGGATTCAATGGAAGCCCGCGAAGAAAAGCCAATACCGCCACCCTCGTTGCCGCCGTGCTGAAGGGAGCGGCCGCCCGGGGAGTGGAAACCCGTATGGTGAACCTCAACGAGCTGAACATGAAAGGCTGTCAGGGATGCGGCGCCTGCAAAAAACATCCGGGAAAATGCTTCCAGAAAGACGACCTCTCGCCGCTGCTCGAGGAATTGAAAGAGGTTGACGCGATTGTGCTCGGGTCGCCCATCTATTGGTTCAGAGTGAGCGCCCAGCTCAAGATGCTCATAGACCGCTTCTACTGCTACATGGGAGAGGAAGTGGACGAGAAAACCGGCGAGATGTCCTCGTTCTTCACGTTTCCCGGCGGCAAAAAATTCGCCATAATCACCTCGCAGGGAGACGAGAACCCGGAGCTCTATCAGCAGACGCTCGATTGGCTCAATATCGTGGTAACGATCATGGGTTCCGCCTCGACGGAATTCATCACACACGTCGGATCGGAAAACGCCGTCGACTCGGCTCTGAAAAACGCCGAACTCATCGCGCGCGCCGAAGCCGCCGGAGCGGCACTGGTCTCCACCTGA